Within Vicia villosa cultivar HV-30 ecotype Madison, WI linkage group LG1, Vvil1.0, whole genome shotgun sequence, the genomic segment GGCTTCAGGAGTAGGGGCTATAGGGGAAGCAAGGGAAATGTGCCTCCTGGAAGATGACATCGGAGACACGTGAACTCCGGAATTTGATGCTTCTGAATTAAATGAAGTTGCACTAACTAGTGGTCGTGAGGGTTTGGCACTCTCCCTGTAAACCGATGCATGTTAGGCCACTCGACTGTACCTAAATCTTTCAGGATTTTCAACCATTGTATCTATAATAAAACCAAGAAAtcatatcaaaatcaaaattgttGCAGACAAGAAAAATCCGACAATGCTTCTCTGTAACACAAGAAAGAaaaaattcggagatgcatctccgtaaaaAGGTGCAATGGCAGAAAATGTATAAAACTCCTATTATGCCCTAAACACCAACCCTCCTTTTCCCAATCATATCTCTTCCAAGTGCTTTAGGAGAGGTTTTTGAATAGTAAAACTAGTAATGTTTTCTTTTaagtcaaaaaaatcaaaataaagcaACCTAACAGGTTGTTCCATGTAGATTGTCTTTTCAAGGTCTCCATGTAAGAAAGTTGTTTAGACGTCCATTTATTCCAACTTAAGATTATATTGATTTACAACTGTCATAAGCACCTTTATAGAACAATGTTTTACGATAAGTGCAAATGTTTCATTGTAATCAATCTCCTCCAACCGAGTAAAGACCTTTACTATAAGTCGCGATTTAAACCTTGGTTCTTAAATTCATGGAATGTCTCTTCTTGATGATCCACTTGCATTAAACCATGTTTTGTTTTTTAGGTAGTCTCACAAGTTTTGAATAATGGTTTTtcatcaatgaaatcatcttATCATTTACTATCGTCGGTCATTTTTTACTATCTTTGCTTTTGAATATTTCTCCAAAAGTTTTTAGTTAAAAGTCTATAAATCCTTTAATCTCATTCAAAGCATAATGAATAAGATCAACTTAACTACACCTTTGAAGTGGTACAATCTCCCTCCTAGATATATCACAAGCGAACTGATATTTAAAAGGCATTGTATTTAGCCCTTGAATAGTATTGAAAACATGAGCCTCAACttcctccttctctctactctCACTTTTACTTTTCTTAATGTAGACCCATACCTTCTAGCAAAATCATCAGTAATAGAAAGGAAACAAAATCCTCCTTCATCAGTCTTTAGCCTTGTAGAACCTCGTAGATTTAAGTTAACAAACTTAAAAGGTATACTAGTATTATGTACAGCACCCCCAAACTTCATCATGTGTTGTTTACCTAGAATGCAGTTATCACAAAATTCCAGTTTATTTAACTTTTCATTCCATAGCAAACCTTGTTTATCAATTCAACAAAACCTATTTCACTGACATGCCCTAATATTAAATATTACATCTTAGATTTTATCATGAAGGTCTTGAGTAGTTGTTAATACATGACAATTAATAGTGGAATCATCCAAAATATACAACCAACACATTATAGACCTTTTAACCATTATCAATGCAAAATTTTCAACAATCCACGTTCATTTCTAGTGAAGTAGGCTagatcataaacatattcatggaCAACAAAATTCAATTAAGTACGGGAACATACCTCACATTTCTTAGAAGGATCGCACAAGCATCAAACATTTTTAGTATGACTGCACCAATACCATGAATTTTGCAAGCCTTATTGTGTATGAATCAAAAGACTCTGCCTCCTTCTAGCTTCGAAGTTTGAAAATATGCTTTTCTTGAACACATGTGATAAAAAAATTGAGTCAACAACGCAATTTTTCTGTCTCCAAACTTGTTACCACCAATATGCCAATACTTTCACAACCATCTTCATTAGAGGCAACCACGATCTGAACATAATCACTTTACTCGCTCTTTCAAGACAATCTTTCTTGAAGTGGCAGATTTTGTGACAAGTGAAACAAATAAACTTAGAATTATAAAAATCCTTGGACTTAAGCTTGGACTTTGACAGGCATCTTGTCTTGTCcctttctggttttctctgctctcACTTATTCCTCTGGATATAATGATTCATAGTTCAAAAACACCAAGACTTTGATGTGTAGAACAAAGACCATCAACCAAATGGTTTCaaacaataaatatataaaaggCAAGAAAAAGGAGAAAGTTGTTTACTCAGTTCGATTAAACTAGTCTACATTTGGAGATGTGAACAATTCTCCGATTAACTATACTTCAAAAGTTATTACAAGATATTACAATacaagttacaagaaaatagtctttGGAGCTTTAAAATTAAACTTTTTTCTACCCGATTGTTTCTCAATTTCTCAAAatctcaatataagaatcacacaaatccaaaatatttaaaGCATTTGTCAAATTCTTGTAACAACCCAAAAGGTTGCTAAACCCCAAAAATATAATCCTAAAAATTTCTACCATTTGCTTCTCACTAGGATTGTTATTGTGCGCACCTTTTCTTAACAATAAATGAGAGAGAATCgtatttataattttcaaaacctTAACGAGTCTAAGATATGACCCATTAGCCACGGTTTTGCAAACATGCCCAAAAAGTCCGAGACCCCACGGGACTAACACCTTCATTAGGTCACCGACTTGTCATCGCCCGATTACACGCTGATGCCTCCAGTCGGCCAGAGTCTACCACTGTCGTAGCCTGTCGATCAACCTCCATCACTCTGTTGCGATCTCGTTAGAAAAATTACACTActgaaaaacatattttttttctattttctcacTTAAAATTTGAAGGCATATATTACAAcaaacaattaattttaaaacctattttttcaccattaaaaaaacaataaaacaccTAAGGCAACTAATTTAAAGGAATATAAACTATTTTAGCGGTGTGTAGAGTATGAAAACATCATTTActctgtagtaataatattaaatattaactttAGTGGTAAAACACagtaatttgattttttattttatttttaataatgtatttttagtttattaatgcaattatattttatttgatataaactctttaaaaattaataaaaatgaattatttaattataataggtCCGACTCCAATTTATTTCCAATCATAAAGTATACTAATTTAATGTCCAATTCAATTCtaattatcatatatatatatatatatatatatatatatatatatatatatatatatatatatatatatatatatatatatatatatatatatatatatatatatatatatatttgaaaatatgaaattttGATGATAGCAAGTAAAAGGTTTCGAGTATTACTTGGAATATAAGTAAGAGGTTGTTAGTGCGAAAATTAGTTAGATTTTGTTAGTTATGTAATTTAGGTTGTGTAGATTTAGAGAGCTTGTAATCTTTCATAACTAGTACAATACATAACTTCTTCTCATTCCAATCTTTATCTTTTCTCTCAATTCTTAATGTACAAAGAGTGTGTGAGTGGAAGAACAAAAATTTGAGCAATTCGAGTGCATCATTCAAAGTGAAGTGATTGATAAAGTGTTCTTATTTGAGTGTTTTGTTCCAACATATTATATCTAAAACTTCTAGTTCGATTCTTGGACGATCTTAAGCAATGGCTTCTCATCCAAATGGTCATTTTTCAACAAATGTTCTCTTTCTAAATGGAAAGAACTATTATAATTGGTGAAATCAGATGGAGGTAGTATTCTGCTATCAAGACGTGTGGGATCTTGTGAAGAATGGAGTTGCACCAATTAGTGGTTGAGTCACTGATGATCAGAAGAATGCACATAAATAATTGGAGAAGAAGAATTATAAAACTCTCTTTATAACTTATTAATACGCTGATCCATATAACTTTGAGAAGGTTGGAGATATTGATTCATCGAAGGAATTATGGGATATATTAGAGCAATCATTTGTTGGTGCTGAAaaaagtgaagaaggtgaagttaCAGACTCACGATAGGTTGCATGGGTTGTTTCAAAAGGAAGAAAATAAAAGCGTAGATAATTTCTTTACAAGCATGACTAGGTTGGTGAACCAGATCAAGGTTGGTGGTGAAATAATATCTACTAAATATATGGTTGCAAATATTTTGAGATCATTGTCCCCAAAATTTGATCACATTGTGGTGGCCATAGAAGAATAAAAAGACTATTCCAATTTGACAAAAGAAGAATTGTAAGGGACTATTGAATCTCGTGAGCAACGAATGGTGAGGAGGTATGCAAGAAAGGCAAAAACAGATGTGACATTGCGGGCACAGTCAAGTAAAGATAAGAAATACAATGGAAAATGGAATGGAAATAAAAGTGGAGATGATTACAACAACTTGGATGGTACAAATTATCAACAATAAGGAAGTTCATAAAATTAGAAACAAGGTACGTATCAAGGTGGTCATAGAGGTGTTGGTACCAATATAGGTAGTGGAGGAAGAAAGAAGTTTGACAAGAGTAACATCCAATATTACTATTGTAAAAATATGGCTATTTTGCTAACGAATGTTATGCAAACAAGAAGAATAAAAAAGATGATGCAAAACTTATAAAGCAAGAAGATGAGGATGTGTTGTTGATGGTAACAACAAAGGAAGAAGAAAAGTATAAAGATTAACGATATTGGATTTAGGGGGTTCATCACACATGACTTGTAAAACAGACTGGTTTGTCAACATCATTTAATCCATGAAGAATAAAGTGAAGTTTGCAAATGATAGCGTATTAGCAGCAGAAGGCATAGGTGATGTTTTGATCATGAGGAAAGATGAAAAGCAGTCAATGGTCTCAAATGTGTTAAATATTTCATGCATGAGGAGTAACCTAATTAGCATTAGCCAATTGATTGAAAAGAATTATCAAGTGATAATAgaagacaagatgatgaaagTACATGACTCAAGTGGAATATTGATCGTGAAGGCATTTAAGTCACAAAATAGGACCTTCATGATTGAACttgatgtgttggagcataagtGTCTACAAACTGTAGCTAGCGAGGATGAGAGACTATAGCACTATATGATTTGTCATCTCAAATTTATAGATATTGGTCACCTAAAGAAGCAAAACATGTTTTTAGGGTTTCCAGAAATTTATATCCCTAATGAAGTGTGTGAAGAATGAGTGCAATCCAAGCAACACGAGAATAGATTCGTCAAGGATGCATGAAGCAAGTTTAGAGCCCCTCTTGAAGTCATATGCTATAGTATATGGCCCTATTCAAGTGGACTCAATTAGAGGTAACAagtactttgttacattcataatTGATTTTAGCAAAAAATTATGGACATacttgatcaagaagaaaagtgatgcAATTGATGTGTTTGCAAATTCAAATCCATGATGGAAAGGCAAAGTGGTCATAAGATCAAGTTGTTATGTGTCAATGGAGCTTGATGCACTATATGAAAGAGAAGAAATCTTCCATGAGGTTGTGCCACCATACACACCTCAACAAAATAGGACTGCATAGAGAAAGAAAAAGACCCTTATGGACATGGTAAGAAGTATGTTAAAGAGAAAGCATTTACCTAATGAACTATAGGGGTGAGGTTGTGTCCATTACAACATACATCTTAAACATATGTCCAACTAAGAGGCTATAGAGGATCATACTAAAAGAATGTTGGTCTAATGTCAAGTTAAGCTTGAGTCTTTTAAAGGTGTTTGGGTCTATTGCACATAGACATGTTCTTGATCAATTAAGGAGGAAACTTGATAAAAAAATCAATCCAGATGATATTGATTGGTTATCACTTAACTGATGGTTACAAGTGTTTAATCCTATGAATAGGAAAATAGTGAACAACATCGATGTGGTCATATATGAGCTGAAGGAATGGGATTGGAGCAATAGTTCAAAGAAGGACGTTGTGTGAATAATGTATGAAGAACCAAGTATTGAAGCTGAAGTGCATACTCAAGAAGGTACCAATAGGCCTCATAGAAATAGAAACATGTCACCCAAATTTCAAGATTGTGTAGACACACCAGATGATGTAGTCGATGATGGAGGTGAGCTGATGCACTTCGCATTTGATGCAAACATTGAGCCAGTAAATGTGACTAAAACATTAAAGAATCCTAAATAAGTGTATGCTATGATAGAGGAGTTGAACTCTACAAAAGCCAACAAGGCTTGGTCACTTGTTGATCTACCACAGGGAAAGAAGACAGTTGATGTGAAATATGTGTACAAAGTAAAGTTAAGTCCAAAAGTTGAAGTAATCAAACACAAATCAAGATTTGTGTCCAGAGGGATTCGCCAAAGAGAACTTATTAATTTTGATGAAGTATTTGCACTAGTAGCCAAGATTGAGAGAATTTGTATTGGTTGTTGCTTTGCCAATATCAATAATTGGTCAATGTGTAAGATGTATGTAAAGTGTGCATTTTTTAATGATCCTCTAGATGAAGATGTGTATGTATCACAACTAGTTGGTTTTGAGAAATAAGACCAAGAGAATAAAGTGTACGAATTGTATAAGAAGATAGATAGTTTCCTAAGAGAGATAGGATTCATGAAGTGTGCATTTGATCATGGCGTGTACGTCAGAAGAAGCAACACTAATAAGTTGATAATTGTATGTATCTTTGTAGATGACTTGTTTATCACATGTAATcgtaaaaagaaattaaagacttCAAATTGGACCTTATGAAGGAATTTGAGATGATTGGTCGTGGCAACATCTCATATTTCTTTGAAATTGTATTTTACAAATGTGGTAGAGGATTGTTCATGCATCAAAGAATATATGCTAGTGAGATACTCAAAAGATATGAGATGAAGCACTACAACTCTGCACCAACACCAGTTGAACCAAGAGTGTAATTAACAAAGGATTTAGACAAGGGTGACATTGATCCAGCTAAATATAGGAGGATCATTGGACCACTGAGATATCTTTGTCACATGAGACATGACCTTGCAAATAATGTAGGTATAGTGAGTAAGTTCATGCAAAAGCCAAAATTGTTACATTTAACAGTCACAAAGAGGATACTAAGATATCTTAAAGGCACATTGGGTTATGGCATTTTGTTTCCAGCAACAGATGATAGAAGGGAGTGCAAAGATGATAGAAGGGAGTGCAAGCATGCTGGATACACTAATTCTAATTGATGTGGTAATATTGTCAAACTATATGGTTGGCACATAGAAATAAAGTCCCACTACCTTAAAGAGCAAGTCAAAATGGAATGCTATGTTTGAATCATTGTAAAAGTGAAGACCAAATAACCAACATCATGGCCAATACAATGCAAGTGAAATCATTCAAGAAACTTAGAATATAATGGGTGTAAAATTAGGTGGTGTTGAATACAATTCATTGTATTGTGTATTACTTGGAATACAAGAGGTTGTTAATGACAAGAGGTTGTTAATGAGAAAATTGTATTGTGTATTACTTGGAATACAAGAGGTTGTTAATGACAAGAGGTTGTTAATGACAAGAGGTTGTTAAtgagaaaattttgttttttcataaataatttctGGATGGCAGCCCGTCCTGAGAAAATATAAGTCtatctttattatttaaatttaattttaaaaaaaaaacacgttatgTGAAAGTTAGTAATAGAAAGTTGTGAGAAAGTTATtaatagtaattatgtaaattaCACAATAAAGtaagagaatatatatatatatatatatatatatatatatatatatatatatatatatatatatatatatatatatatatatatatatatatatcaaacctaaaaagagaatatttgattataataataataataataataatgtagagTTAGTTAGAGTTTGTTAAATTGCTTGCACTACCATCAATTTAATAAACTCTAACTAACTCTCCATACTCCAAACAAAATGCAGGCTTATGCAAGCTTTGGCGCTTTTATCGAAGTCACAtacaatatatatgaaaattcTGCCAACACAAATATTCTGAAATAATTTTCCTGAAAAATAACTCGGTTGAAGTAAGGCAGAGCTGTGTGGACTTGCTCAAACCAACAAAAAGTGACAGTTGACTAAATAAGAAAATATGGGTGAGAAAGGCTTGCTCAAACCAACCAAAAGAGACAGTTGACTAAATAAGAAAATGTGAGTGAGAGAGGCTCAATCATGTTTTGCAGGAAggtgaattttgttttttttcatcgGGGATCCTAAAGGCAAGACGAAAAGAATTTAACAAATATTCAGCTGGGGTTTTATATGATAGATACCTTTTAAACCAAAGTTGAAGCTGCTTGAAAAGCATTAATTATGAATACTCAAGGATGGCCGGGCTGCCAAACAGTATGTGCCAAATCAAATGCTACAGTGCTTATTTACAATAATACTTTATGCAGGGAGTCTGTTATGTATGCATTTGTATATGTTGGTTTGTATCTGAGCTACAAGTGATTAGGTAGATAATCTATATATATGAGTTTCCACTATGTTAAATTTGGGTAACATCTACGTAAATGGAATGCAATCAAAGCCAAAAAAATCACAGGTATATAAACTCTGCAAAATGCTTATGCGTCCTCTTTGAAACCACAAAAAACACAGGCTCTATGCAGAACACAATCAAAGGCCATATTAGAATACTAATGTGCCCTCATTAAAACAACAAAACACAGGCCTATAACCACAGGGTGAGCTAATCTTTAGTTTGAAAAGCATCAAAAGAAACTAAAAGGCATTTGAAGATAATGAAAAGGAAACAACAAATGTATTTGCTCCACCATAAAGAGTTGCACAAACAATTAAAGTTAACTATCTCGGATAGAACTCAAAATTAAAGTTTAATTGGAGTACAAATTCCTCAGAAATTCAACTAGACTTAATTAAAAGAAACTAGAGCATCAAGCAAAAGCTAAATGCTTAACTTTCAGTCTGTTCCCTCAACCTCCTGATGGTGCTCCGAACAGTAACGGCACTAGCAGTGCTGTCAAAAAAGAAAGAACAATGTCAAATGGGCTGCCTTTCAAACTTAAAATGTAAAACATTCAAAAGAGGCACAAGAAAAAATACTTCAAAGTGTAAGCTCCTCCTGCTTTCACTTTGCCGCAATCCTTGCATCCCCATATTCCAACAGCTTTTCTCTTAACAGCATACTGCAAAAGCAATTGATCATCAGAACACCACATTTCAAAAACATAGCATTTAGCCACCAAAGTTAATGCTTAGATAGTTGGCAGAGGatatgtaattttaaaaaagtcaTACAGAATAACAAATGGTCTACCTTTCCACAAAATTCACAGAAAAACTTGCTATGCTGCGTGATCTCCATCTTCTTAATCTGTTTCCGGAGACTAGCACCATAACGGGTTCCTAatataataaaacaaacaaaataagcTATTCATATAGTCACATATCAACAAATGCTCTCTTAAAGACTTGTTAATTTCAGATTGAAGAAAAATAGCAGATTGTTAAAATTCCAACTATAGTGTGTTGCAAAACAATGATGTCTTGTCCAAATTCACTAAGCTATAGGAGATATTTAACATCATTGATATAAACAGATCCAAACATGTAAATTATCAATTAAGATCTCAACAGCAATGTATAGATCTCTCATCATCCTATCACAAACACAACTACATAATGATCCCTAACAAAACGTCGAAGAACATAATGACAAGCAAATAACAATAACCGAAACGCGAGAAACTAATCAGATTTCACTATAACTAAAGCGAGAAGACACACCGTATTTGCCAACAATTCCAGCCTTCTTTGTTCTCTTAGTCTGCAAAAACGTTAAAAATTCAGCATCACATACAATGATGAAATATAAAAACAAGTTAAAGAATACTTGAAAATCGGAAATCTGAAAGGAGGAAGGGTTCAACAATACTTAGTTTCCTCTAGTATATCTTTATATCTGTAATTCTTTATAGATTGAAAAAACGAAAGAGATGTTTTGAGTTGAATGACGATTATCGAAATCAAAAGAGGAAGAGAGAAAAAGTACCATTTTTACAGAGAATGGAGGCGCTGTAAGATTAGAGCTAGGAAGTGGCAGCGATGGAACGGAAGAGGCAAAGAAACCCTAAAATCTATTTGGCTGTATTTATAGAGATCCGTGTGGGTGGGCCGGGTACATACCCGATTTTACTAGTGCATCTGGACACACTTCTGTATGGATATTTTAGCTTgtgaaaattataattttgataaCTATATTCATTTTGATAActataattttgataattttgataactatattttgttaaaaactttaagtaaaaatttaaaaaaattgattaaaggTATATATAACAAAATTTAACTTACCAATGCATACAGATGAATCTTAATgaataataacattaaaaaaaattaaaattcttttGGACTGACCGTTTTAATCTTCGGCCGACTATTCAAAAGGAGTTTCAGTCCTTCTAAAACCTTTTTAACACATTATAATATCCCTACATATAAGTGCAGAGGATCCATACTACAGATGCATCCAACAGTTTTTTGTCATCCACGTCTAAAAAATAGTTCTGTTGAATGTGATTTCTTATACGAAATatgaaaagataacaaatagaaactgtgataagtttatattttattccTTGATAATGACTCATGAACgcaatgctcaagtaaaggagacaaaggctcttgCTTAAGATGGAAGACGATGAAACTATTGAGAACATTTTCTTAAGGTTTCAAACTCTTGTTACAGGTCTTAAAGTCATGAATAAAAGGCATTGTACTTCATATCATGTGAAGAAGATTGTCAGAAGTTTGCCAACCAAATGGAGGCCAGTGGTAACAGCACTCAAACTTGCCAAAGATTTAAACAACACCTCTCTTGAAGAACTTGTTAGTTATTTAAGAAGTCATAAGACAGAGCTGAAACAATATGAGCCTCAAAAAAGAGGAAAATTTATTGCTCTAAAGGGTATCCGAAAGTCTAAAAAGACTAAACCTCTTCAAGCTAAAGAGGAGGAAGACTCATCAGAAAATTCGGATGAAGATGAAGACAAGTTATTGCTTCTTTCCAGAAGAGTCAACCAACTATGAAAAAAGAAGCAAGGCAACAAGTTTAGAGGAGCTAGAAGGACAGCTGGTCGCTTAAAGTCTACTTATGGGCTAAGGAAGTCTGGTAGCAGCAAAAAAGTTACCGGTTATGAGTGCAAAGAGTCAGGCCATTACAAAAACGAGTGTTGAAATCTACATAAGAGAATCCTAATAAGAAGTTCTTCAAAGACAAGAAGAAAGGGCTTATGGCAACGTGGGATAGTTTTAATTCTTCAGAAGATGACTCCGAAGAAAAGCAAGCTAATGTGGCGCTGATGGCCAAGATTAGAGGATTCGGTGAAGAGATCCATCCATGAGCTAAATCTGAATCAAACTCAGACATCAATAAGGTATTTTTTGACATATCTCGATCTGATTTAACTTATTCTTTATTTGAGATTCTTGAAAAGCATCAGGaacttcatatcaaattcaaagaacTGAAAAAGGTCCACAAATTTGTTTCTGAATAACACGGTAAGCTTAAGGGAGAATTCTCCATTTTAAATGAAGAAAACATTTATCTTAAGAATGAAAACTTCACTCTTAAAAGTATGAGTTCTAAACTTGAGAAAGAAATTCCTCCAAAAGCTTCTGAAAGCACTGATGATGTCATGGGTAAAAGCATGTTGGCTTCGATGATCTATGACGTGAGCAGAAAcgggaccaaaggcattggttatgaTTCTGACGAAGAATCTGATTCTGAATAAGAAGTTAAACCAAATGTGCTTTACTCTCATTTTGTTTATGCTGGTTTGTGCCTAAGGAGACACTTTCTCCTAAACCAAAGGCAAAAACAATAGCTAAAAACTTTTGCTTTAATTCCTGCAAATGTATTTGTTTTGCTCCTAAACCTAAAGTTGTCAGAAACTCTATGAGAACTAGCAAGAAATGACCTAATAAGTTATGGGTACCTAAGAAACAAATAATCTATGTTGCAGATATACTTAGCAGTAAAGTTAAgacaccagtcatggtacctggactttggCTGCTCGAGACACACGACGGGATTAAGGCATATGTTCCAAAGCCTAGAACTTAAGCCTAGAGGCGTCGTAGGTTTCAGAGGTGATCAAAAAGGGAAGATCATTGACTCCGGACCACACATGATGGGATTAAGGCATATGTTCCAAAGCCTAGAGCTTAAGCCTAGAGGCGTCGTAGGTTTCAGAGGTGATCAAAAAGGGAAGATCATTGACTCCAGTACAATTGGTAATGGTCATCTTCCTTCCATTACTAATGTTttgcttgttgaaggattaaTGCATAACTTACTGCCCATGAGTTaactaagtgacaatggttatgatattatCTTTAATCAAAACTCTTGTAAAGTTGTTGGTTAAAAGGATGGCTCTATCTTATTCAATGGCAAGAGGAAAATAACATCTATAAGATTAGACTTTGTGATCTTAAAGAATAGAACATAaaatgtcttatgtctgttaacaAAGAGCAATGGACTTGGCATAGACGATTAGACCATGTCAGCATGAGAAAGATCTCTTAGCTGAACAAGCTTAATTTAGTCAAAGGCCTGCCTAATCTGAATTTTTCTACtgacgctctttgtgaagcatgccaGTAAGGCAAGTTTTCTAAAACTCCGCTCAAggttaaaaatgttgtttctccCTTTAGTTGTTTGGACCAGTGCAAACTGCTTCTGTCAGTGGTAAGATGTATGGATTAGTCACTATTGATGATTATAATCAATAGACTTTGGTTAAATTTTGtagacacaaggatgagtcacattctttGCTCACCACCTTCTATACTCAAGTGCAAAATGAGAAAGACTCTAAAATTTTCAGCGTTAAAAGTGATTATGATGGCGAATTAAAAAACAAACAGTTTGAGAAGCTTTTTGATGAGAATGacatttcccatgatttctcctGCCTtataactccacaacaaaatggggttCTAGAGAGGAATAATAGGACTTTGCAAGAGATGGACAAAACCACGATCAATGAAACTGACATGGCAAAGAACTTCTGGGCAGAGGTTGTTAACAAAGCTTGTtacattcaaaatagaatctctatcagacctattttgggtaagactccttatgaattgtggaagaataagaaACCCAATGTTTCATATTTCCATTCATTTGGATGTACTTATTTTATTTCGAATACTAAGGATAATcttaacaagtttgattctaaagcacagaAATGTATCATGCTAGGATATTGtgaatgctcaaaaggctataTGGTATATAAAACTGAGACAcgtattgttgaagaatcaattcatGTTAGATTTGAAGATAAGCTTGGCCCTGCAAAGTCAAAGCTAGTTGAGAAATTTAAGATCTGGAGATTACCTATTCGGGTTGTGAAGCTAATTGAGCTGCTGCAGAAGAACAAGAGGTAAAGGACTCTGGAGATGTTCAACCAGATGTTGTTGCAGTATAAACCCTCTGA encodes:
- the LOC131606620 gene encoding large ribosomal subunit protein eL43-like, which translates into the protein MTKRTKKAGIVGKYGTRYGASLRKQIKKMEITQHSKFFCEFCGKYAVKRKAVGIWGCKDCGKVKAGGAYTLNTASAVTVRSTIRRLREQTES